In a single window of the Amycolatopsis sp. cg5 genome:
- a CDS encoding LacI family DNA-binding transcriptional regulator, giving the protein MSDVARLAGVSIKTVSRVVNDEPAVHPDTAERVMAAIEQLGFRRNLGARNLRRGSTTGTIGLIVEDVGNPFYSELNRAVEKIATSFGRQVLTGSSEENSDRERELALEFCARRVDGILVVPAGMQHGYLVPEMRAGTPVVFIDRPAGDIVADTVLVDNIGGTVEAVTHLVRHGHRRIAFLADSPDIYTAGERLRGFREGCARAGIAFDERLVVMRTPTAESVADAVRLLLTGPDAATAVIAGNNRVAVHLLRALAHADKRPAMVSFDDFELADLLDPPVTVVAHDVSALGHAAAELLFARVQGDQSTPRKVVLPVHLVARGSGEVAP; this is encoded by the coding sequence ATGAGTGACGTCGCCAGGCTGGCCGGTGTCAGCATCAAGACGGTCAGCCGGGTCGTCAACGACGAGCCCGCCGTGCACCCGGACACCGCCGAGCGCGTGATGGCCGCCATCGAGCAGCTCGGCTTCCGCCGCAACCTCGGCGCGCGCAACCTGCGCCGCGGCTCGACCACGGGCACCATCGGCCTGATCGTCGAGGACGTCGGCAACCCGTTCTACTCCGAGCTCAACAGAGCCGTCGAGAAGATCGCCACCTCGTTCGGACGGCAGGTGCTCACCGGCTCGTCGGAGGAGAACTCCGACCGCGAACGCGAGCTGGCGCTGGAGTTCTGCGCGCGCCGCGTCGACGGCATCCTGGTCGTCCCCGCCGGCATGCAGCACGGCTATCTCGTGCCGGAGATGCGCGCGGGCACCCCGGTGGTGTTCATCGACCGCCCGGCGGGCGACATCGTCGCGGACACCGTGCTGGTCGACAACATCGGCGGCACGGTCGAAGCGGTGACGCACCTGGTCAGGCATGGTCACCGGCGCATCGCGTTCCTCGCCGACAGCCCGGACATCTACACCGCGGGCGAGCGCCTGCGCGGGTTCCGCGAGGGCTGCGCCCGCGCCGGGATCGCGTTCGACGAGCGGCTGGTGGTCATGCGCACGCCGACCGCGGAGAGCGTGGCCGACGCGGTGCGGCTCCTGCTCACCGGACCGGACGCCGCCACCGCGGTGATCGCGGGCAACAACCGGGTCGCCGTCCACCTGCTGCGCGCGCTCGCGCACGCGGACAAGCGGCCCGCCATGGTCAGCTTCGACGACTTCGAGCTCGCCGACCTGCTCGACCCGCCGGTCACGGTGGTCGCGCACGACGTGAGCGCGCTCGGCCACGCGGCGGCGGAACTGCTGTTCGCGCGGGTCCAAGGAGATCAGTCAACCCCGAGAAAGGTAGTCCTGCCCGTGCATCTCGTAGCCCGTGGTTCCGGCGAGGTCGCCCCGTGA
- a CDS encoding class I mannose-6-phosphate isomerase, whose amino-acid sequence MNAHLEPIRLPANQPPQFYRGGDAIAALRGASTSEKFGPEDWVGSATTMFGQETNGLTRLPGGDWLRDAIIASPVAWLGQKHIDALGVSTGLLVKLLDAGQRLPVHFHPSDSFARQHFDSHFGKTEAWIIVGTYGDDPRVYPGFKETVDKATVNDWARTQDAPTMLGALNSIPVKAGDTVYIPAGLPHAIGEGVFVVELQQPTDFSLTLEWRDFLASPEKGHLGLGFETAIETLDTSGWDDERLTSIIKHTADDSSSTVDLLAAGSDEFFRADQLRPSTTLSSALSLDPSFAVLVVMDGAGTLRTEHGGEYALAKGDTYVVPHDAGESTVEGDVTVIRCRPAAPEKRIKS is encoded by the coding sequence GTGAACGCGCACCTCGAGCCCATCCGGCTCCCGGCGAACCAGCCGCCGCAGTTCTACCGGGGCGGCGACGCGATCGCGGCCCTGCGCGGCGCTTCGACCTCGGAGAAGTTCGGCCCGGAGGACTGGGTCGGCTCGGCCACCACGATGTTCGGCCAAGAGACCAACGGCCTGACCAGGCTCCCCGGCGGCGACTGGCTGCGTGACGCCATCATCGCCAGCCCGGTGGCGTGGCTCGGCCAGAAGCACATCGACGCGCTCGGCGTGTCGACCGGCCTGCTGGTGAAGCTGCTCGACGCCGGCCAGCGCCTGCCGGTGCATTTCCACCCGTCGGATTCGTTCGCGCGGCAGCACTTCGACTCGCACTTCGGCAAGACCGAGGCCTGGATCATCGTCGGCACCTACGGCGACGACCCGCGCGTCTACCCCGGTTTCAAGGAGACGGTGGACAAGGCGACGGTCAACGACTGGGCACGCACGCAGGACGCGCCGACCATGCTGGGCGCGCTGAACAGCATCCCGGTCAAGGCGGGCGACACGGTCTACATCCCGGCCGGGCTGCCGCACGCGATCGGCGAAGGCGTGTTCGTCGTCGAGCTGCAGCAGCCGACCGACTTCTCGCTCACCCTGGAATGGCGCGACTTCCTGGCCAGCCCCGAAAAGGGCCACCTGGGACTGGGCTTCGAGACCGCGATCGAAACGCTGGACACGTCCGGCTGGGACGACGAGCGGCTGACGAGCATCATCAAGCACACGGCGGACGACAGCTCGTCCACTGTGGACTTACTGGCCGCGGGCAGCGACGAATTCTTCAGGGCCGATCAGTTGCGTCCCTCGACAACGTTGTCATCAGCACTGTCATTGGACCCGAGCTTCGCGGTCCTGGTCGTGATGGACGGTGCGGGCACGCTCCGCACCGAGCACGGCGGCGAGTACGCGCTCGCCAAGGGAGACACCTACGTCGTGCCCCACGACGCCGGTGAGTCCACTGTGGAAGGAGACGTGACGGTGATCCGCTGCCGTCCCGCCGCACCTGAGAAAAGGATCAAGTCATGA
- a CDS encoding ATP-binding cassette domain-containing protein, whose product MSAEILLDARNLVKHYGSVEALRGASFQARAGEVTALIGDNGAGKSTLVKCLSGAEQPDEGDILLDGQKVHLGSPTTARELGIETVYQDLAVALELDPAANLFLGREIHRKGILGKLGMLDKAEMRRQAIEEFKQLGVTLQSTDVPIGALSGGQRQSVAVARSVVWASKVVFMDEPTAALGVVQTERVLDVIKKVRDRGIAVVLISHNMPEVLSVADRIEVLRLGQRVARFKAEDTKLEDLVAAMTGALVQEEAA is encoded by the coding sequence ATGAGCGCCGAGATTCTGCTCGACGCACGCAATCTGGTGAAGCACTACGGATCCGTGGAAGCGCTGCGCGGAGCCTCGTTCCAGGCACGCGCCGGCGAGGTCACCGCGCTGATCGGTGACAACGGCGCCGGCAAGTCCACTTTGGTCAAGTGCCTGTCCGGCGCGGAGCAGCCCGACGAAGGCGACATCCTGCTGGACGGCCAGAAGGTCCACTTGGGATCGCCGACCACGGCGCGCGAACTCGGCATCGAGACCGTGTACCAGGACCTGGCGGTCGCGCTGGAGCTCGACCCGGCCGCGAACCTGTTCCTGGGCAGGGAAATCCACCGCAAGGGCATCCTCGGCAAGCTCGGCATGCTGGACAAGGCCGAGATGCGCCGCCAGGCGATCGAGGAGTTCAAGCAGCTCGGCGTGACACTGCAGAGCACCGACGTGCCGATCGGCGCGCTGTCGGGCGGCCAGCGCCAGAGCGTCGCCGTCGCGCGGTCGGTGGTGTGGGCGTCGAAGGTCGTCTTCATGGACGAGCCGACCGCGGCGCTGGGCGTGGTGCAGACCGAGCGCGTGCTCGACGTCATCAAGAAGGTGCGCGACCGCGGCATCGCGGTCGTGCTGATCAGCCACAACATGCCGGAGGTGCTCAGCGTCGCCGACCGGATCGAGGTGCTGCGCCTCGGCCAGCGAGTCGCCCGCTTCAAGGCCGAGGACACCAAGCTCGAAGATCTCGTCGCCGCCATGACCGGCGCGCTCGTGCAAGAGGAGGCGGCGTGA
- a CDS encoding ABC transporter permease → MSTKEKPAIQSTVDGFEKRPMWTRLAAANTFWIALVLIALIVVFTAIAPNEFATLFTFQTLLIETSVLLVLSVGMTFVIITSGIDLSVGSVLIFAGMVAGKTMEGLSPDGDATKAGWGIIFAGLAAAVVAGTAWGLLNGFLIAVAKIPPLIVTLGTMGGALGAAYLLNNGSDVRSVPTELNKTLGYGTSFGGVPNLVLVAVVITLIGAWLLHTTKFGRYTYAVGSNAEAARRVGIGVTAHLLKIYTLTGFLAGIAGFMSLAYYASTTISAHTTDNLNAIAATVMGGTSLFGGIGSVLGTVIGVFIPAVLKKGFNITHVQDFWQMIAVGAVLIAAVWFDQQRRRKRNSR, encoded by the coding sequence ATGTCCACCAAGGAGAAGCCCGCCATCCAGTCCACGGTCGACGGCTTCGAGAAGCGTCCGATGTGGACCAGGCTGGCCGCGGCCAACACGTTCTGGATCGCGCTCGTGCTCATCGCGCTGATCGTGGTGTTCACCGCGATCGCGCCGAACGAGTTCGCGACCCTGTTCACCTTCCAGACCCTGCTCATCGAGACCTCGGTGCTGCTGGTGCTCTCGGTCGGCATGACGTTCGTGATCATCACCAGCGGCATCGACCTCTCGGTCGGCTCCGTCCTGATCTTCGCGGGCATGGTCGCCGGCAAGACGATGGAGGGTCTCAGCCCGGACGGCGACGCCACCAAGGCGGGCTGGGGCATCATCTTCGCCGGTCTCGCGGCCGCGGTCGTCGCGGGAACGGCGTGGGGCCTGCTCAACGGTTTCCTGATCGCGGTGGCCAAGATCCCGCCGCTGATCGTCACGCTCGGCACCATGGGCGGCGCGCTCGGCGCGGCCTACCTGCTCAACAACGGGTCCGACGTGCGCAGCGTGCCGACCGAGCTCAACAAGACGCTCGGCTACGGCACGTCCTTCGGCGGGGTGCCGAACCTGGTGCTGGTGGCGGTGGTCATCACCCTGATCGGCGCGTGGCTGTTGCACACCACCAAGTTCGGCCGCTACACCTACGCCGTCGGCTCCAACGCCGAGGCGGCGCGCCGCGTCGGCATCGGTGTCACCGCCCATCTGCTGAAGATCTACACGCTCACCGGGTTCCTGGCGGGCATCGCCGGTTTCATGTCGCTCGCGTACTACGCCTCGACGACGATTTCGGCGCACACCACCGACAACCTCAACGCCATCGCGGCGACGGTCATGGGCGGCACGTCGCTGTTCGGCGGCATCGGCTCGGTGCTGGGCACGGTGATCGGCGTGTTCATCCCGGCGGTGCTGAAGAAGGGCTTCAACATCACCCACGTCCAGGACTTCTGGCAGATGATCGCGGTCGGCGCGGTCCTCATCGCCGCAGTCTGGTTCGACCAGCAGCGCCGTCGCAAGCGCAACTCCCGCTAG
- a CDS encoding ABC transporter substrate-binding protein, which translates to MKKTLLVAGAVFSAAALMTACGSGTVGQSGSGGDSPKPVAGKKLALIPGVQAEPFYISMQCGAEAEAKKAGYELTTQAPQKFDAAMQTQLVNALGSNPPSALLIAPTDAQAMLAPIQQVKSRGAKIIEVDTALKDTTVAESSISSDNAEGGKLAAQTLAKLVGDKPGSVLVLDTIAGTSTTNARAKGFTDELANHPNLKSAGVQFTQNEPDQAASKVTAALASTPDLVGIFATNLNTGEGAATGLRNAGKVGAVNLIGFDASPSEVEGLKKGEYQGLIAQDPAAIGQQGVQQAIAALEGKPVTRTLTAQLHSITKDTLDANAQYFYKQKC; encoded by the coding sequence ATGAAGAAGACCCTTCTCGTGGCGGGCGCCGTGTTCTCGGCCGCCGCGCTGATGACGGCCTGCGGTTCCGGCACGGTCGGCCAGTCCGGCTCCGGCGGCGACTCCCCCAAGCCGGTCGCCGGCAAGAAGCTCGCCCTCATCCCGGGCGTCCAGGCCGAGCCGTTCTACATCTCGATGCAGTGCGGCGCCGAGGCCGAGGCCAAGAAGGCCGGCTACGAACTCACCACCCAGGCGCCCCAGAAGTTCGACGCCGCGATGCAGACCCAGCTGGTCAACGCGCTCGGCTCGAACCCTCCGTCGGCGCTGCTCATCGCCCCGACCGACGCGCAGGCCATGCTCGCCCCGATCCAGCAGGTCAAGTCCCGCGGCGCCAAGATCATCGAGGTCGACACGGCGCTCAAGGACACCACCGTCGCCGAGTCCTCCATCTCGTCCGACAACGCCGAGGGCGGCAAGCTCGCGGCCCAGACGCTGGCCAAGCTGGTCGGCGACAAGCCCGGCTCGGTGCTCGTCCTCGACACCATCGCGGGCACGTCCACCACGAACGCCCGCGCCAAGGGCTTCACCGACGAGCTGGCCAACCACCCGAACCTCAAGTCGGCCGGCGTCCAGTTCACCCAGAACGAGCCCGACCAGGCCGCCTCGAAGGTGACCGCGGCGCTCGCGTCCACCCCGGACCTGGTCGGCATCTTCGCGACCAACCTCAACACCGGTGAGGGCGCCGCGACCGGCCTGCGCAACGCGGGCAAGGTCGGCGCGGTCAACCTGATCGGCTTCGACGCCTCGCCGTCCGAGGTCGAGGGCCTGAAGAAGGGCGAGTACCAGGGCCTCATCGCCCAGGACCCGGCCGCCATCGGCCAGCAGGGCGTCCAGCAGGCCATCGCCGCGCTCGAGGGCAAGCCGGTCACGCGCACGCTGACCGCGCAGCTGCACTCGATCACGAAGGACACCCTGGACGCGAACGCGCAGTACTTCTACAAGCAGAAGTGCTAA
- a CDS encoding sensor histidine kinase codes for MAVLPTLAAARRIADDLMDGLAGTGVRKAAHGLRRLFAVPGLGLADLSGSLVWSGRPGDDGTVAKLLDEVLHNEAPGARSELIALPLHVHDELAGVLVIAGDVKSAAAKEAADLVVHALERGRLEASAEQAAQAELRALRAEISPHFVYNALTVIASLVRSDPDRAYELMLDFADYTRYSLARHGEYTMVAEEFRAIDSYLALQRAVLGERLRVQVRVAPEVLAIPVPYLVLEPLVENAIRHGIEPRGEPGLVQVHGQAEGNDCVITVEDDGIGMDPERAEDILAGRDADGSLGLANVDRRLRTVYGPFYGLVVETERDAGTKVTVRVPRFQPGVLPS; via the coding sequence ATGGCTGTCTTGCCGACGCTCGCCGCCGCGCGCCGGATCGCCGATGACCTGATGGACGGGCTCGCCGGGACCGGGGTGCGCAAGGCCGCGCACGGGCTGCGCAGGCTCTTCGCCGTGCCCGGACTCGGGCTCGCCGACCTTTCCGGCTCGCTCGTGTGGTCCGGCAGGCCCGGCGACGACGGCACCGTCGCCAAGCTGCTCGACGAGGTGCTCCACAACGAGGCACCGGGCGCGCGCAGTGAGCTGATAGCGCTTCCACTGCACGTCCACGACGAGCTGGCCGGTGTGCTCGTGATCGCCGGGGACGTCAAGTCGGCCGCCGCGAAGGAGGCGGCCGATCTGGTGGTGCACGCCCTGGAGCGCGGGCGGCTGGAGGCTTCGGCCGAACAGGCGGCGCAGGCCGAACTGCGGGCGTTGCGAGCTGAGATCTCGCCGCATTTCGTGTACAACGCGTTGACTGTGATCGCCTCACTCGTCCGCTCCGATCCCGACCGGGCGTATGAGCTGATGCTCGACTTCGCCGACTACACGCGGTACAGCCTGGCGCGCCATGGCGAGTACACGATGGTGGCCGAGGAGTTCCGGGCCATCGACTCCTACCTGGCCTTGCAGCGCGCCGTGCTCGGGGAACGGCTGCGGGTGCAGGTGCGGGTCGCGCCGGAGGTGCTCGCCATCCCGGTGCCGTATCTGGTGCTCGAGCCGCTGGTGGAGAACGCGATCCGGCATGGCATCGAGCCGCGCGGCGAACCGGGGCTGGTCCAGGTGCACGGGCAGGCCGAGGGCAACGACTGCGTGATCACCGTCGAGGACGACGGGATCGGCATGGATCCCGAGCGCGCCGAGGACATTCTCGCCGGGCGGGACGCCGATGGCAGTCTCGGACTGGCCAATGTGGACCGTCGGCTGCGTACGGTCTACGGGCCGTTCTACGGCCTGGTCGTCGAAACGGAAAGGGATGCCGGTACCAAGGTGACCGTTCGCGTGCCCCGATTCCAGCCGGGGGTGTTGCCGTCGTGA